From the genome of Primulina eburnea isolate SZY01 chromosome 12, ASM2296580v1, whole genome shotgun sequence, one region includes:
- the LOC140808097 gene encoding heat shock cognate 70 kDa protein-like — protein sequence MAGNDEGPAIGIDLGTTYSCVAVWKRDRVEIISNDQGNRITPSYVAFSETERLIGDAAKNLVAMNPTNTVFDAKRLIGRRFSDPLVQKDVMLWPFKVICGENDKPVIMVTYKGEEKQYAAEEISSMVLTKMKETAEDFLGSTVKNAVITVPAYFNDSQRRATKDAGVISGLNLLRILVEPTAAAIAYGLEKMYNSSHEKNVLIFDLGGSTFDVSLLTMVKSTFKVKSTAGNTHLGGEDFDNRMLNYFVQEFKRKHKRDISNPRALRRLKTACERAKRELSSMVHTHIGIDCLYDGIDFNSKITRAKFEELNMDLFEECIGHVEKCLKDAEMDKKSIHDVVLVGGSTRIPKVQQLLQDFFDGKELCKSIHPDEAVAFGAAIQAAILTGQGTFDIRDLVLQNVTPLSLGIQTNDGEMGVVVPRNTTIPTRKEKWGWTTRFDNQTTARFSVYEGERPRTGDNILLGQFVLSGISPARKGVAKMKVYFDIDVNGILTVTAEDEATGNTNGITISNVQGMLSQDEIVRMLEEAKRFKLEDEEHKKRFESKNSLKDYVYKARAVTRKLTDAKKTENEIESAMEWLDEHNDAERSVLEDKRKELESLGGPIITKFSL from the exons AtggctggaaatgatgaaggacCGGCGATTGGAATCGATTTGGGCACCACTTATTCATGCGTGGCGGTGTGGAAACGGGATCGCGTGGAGATCATATCCAATGATCAAGGCAACCGGATCACACCTTCTTATGTAGCTTTCAGTGAAACCGAACGTCTCATCGGCGATGCTGCCAAGAACTTAGTCGCCATGAACCCCACTAACACTGTTTTTG ATGCTAAAAGATTGATCGGTAGGAGATTCAGTGACCCATTGGTCCAGAAAGATGTGATGCTTTGGCCATTCAAGGTTATTTGTGGTGAAAATGATAAGCCAGTGATTATGGTTACCTACAAAGGTGAAGAGAAGCAATATGCtgctgaagaaatttcttcAATGGTACTGACCAAGATGAAGGAGACTGCAGAAGATTTTCTTGGATCTACTGTTAAAAATGCTGTTATAACCGTACCTGCATACTTCAATGATTCCCAGAGGCGCGCAACCAAAGATGCCGGTGTCATTTCTGGGCTCAACCTCTTGCGAATCCTTGTTGAACCAACTGCTGCCGCCATTGCCTATGGTCTTGAAAAAATGTATAATAGCTCCCATGAAAAGAATGTGCTTATTTTCGACCTCGGTGGCAGCACTTTTGATGTTTCTCTTCTCACAATGGTGAAGAGCACCTTTAAGGTTAAGTCAACTGCTGGCAACACTCACCTTGGAGGGGAGGATTTTGACAATAGAATGTTGAACTATTTTGTTCAAGAGTTCAAAAGGAAGCACAAAAGAGACATAAGCAATCCCCGAGCATTGAGAAGGCTGAAGACGGCTTGCGAGAGAGCAAAGAGGGAATTGTCTTCTATGGTACATACACATATTGGGATTGATTGTCTGTATGACGGAATCGATTTTAACTCTAAAATAACACGCGCCAAATTTGAGGAGCTCAACATGGACTTGTTTGAAGAATGCATTGGCCACGTTGAGAAGTGTTTGAAGGATGCGGAGATGGACAAGAAAAGCATCCACGATGTGGTGCTTGTTGGTGGATCCACTAGAATTCCGAAGGTTCAACAATTACTTCAAGATTTCTTTGATGGTAAGGAGCTGTGCAAAAGCATTCACCCCGACGAAGCTGTAGCCTTTGGTGCAGCAATTCAAGCGGCAATTTTGACTGGCCAGGGTACTTTTGATATTCGAGACCTGGTGTTGCAGAATGTCACCCCACTCTCTCTTGGTATACAGACAAATGATGGTGAGATGGGTGTAGTAGTTCCTAGGAATACAACAATTCCTACGAGGAAGGAAAAATGGGGGTGGACCACTCGTTTTGATAACCAAACTACCGCGCGGTTCTCAGTGTACGAGGGTGAAAGGCCTAGAACAGGGGACAACATTTTGTTGGGTCAATTTGTTTTGTCTGGCATTTCTCCTGCTCGGAAGGGCGTGGCTAAAATGAAGGTGTACTTTGATATTGATGTTAATGGAATCTTAACTGTGACGGCTGAAGATGAAGCAACTGGTAATACAAATGGGATCACCATCAGCAATGTTCAAGGCATGTTGTCTCAAGATGAGATTGTGAGGATGTTGGAAGAAGCCAAGAGATTTAAGTTGGAGGATGAGGAGCATAAAAAGAGATTTGAGTCAAAGAATTCTTTGAAAGATTATGTTTACAAAGCTAGAGCTGTGACAAGAAAGCTCACCGATGCCAAGAAAACAGAAAACGAGATCGAATCTGCTATGGAGTGGTTGGATGAGCACAACGATGCAGAAAGATCTGTGCTTGAAGATAAAAGAAAGGAGTTGGAAAGTCTTGGGGGTCCTATTATTACCAAATTTAGCTTATGA